The candidate division KSB1 bacterium genome has a segment encoding these proteins:
- the flgF gene encoding flagellar basal-body rod protein FlgF, with protein MIKGIYTSAVGMQSRMLEEEISANNLANLNTTGFKKDTVHFKKLLDGNMVQLNFDGSQGSLAESQNVQTNFAQGELKETGNSLDVALDGTGFFTVLTEDGEAYTRNGYFQLDEDGQLMTANGYKVMGTAGPIQLFPGQVEIRGNGEIYQNNALVDKLKIVDFQKPYSLLKLGESLFQETDNSEMVDVGNTMFRQGYLEESNVNPIYEMVKLITIAKAFQAGQKAIQAQNNTLEKAVNSVGRF; from the coding sequence ATGATCAAAGGAATATATACAAGTGCTGTTGGAATGCAATCAAGAATGTTGGAAGAAGAAATTTCTGCGAACAACCTTGCGAACCTGAATACCACCGGATTCAAAAAAGATACTGTTCATTTTAAAAAACTGCTTGATGGAAATATGGTTCAACTAAATTTTGATGGCAGTCAAGGCAGTTTAGCTGAATCACAAAATGTTCAGACTAATTTTGCCCAGGGAGAGTTAAAGGAAACAGGCAATTCACTCGATGTTGCACTTGACGGAACCGGATTTTTTACAGTTTTAACCGAAGATGGTGAAGCCTATACCAGGAATGGATATTTTCAATTGGATGAAGATGGACAATTGATGACAGCTAATGGATATAAGGTAATGGGGACAGCAGGCCCGATTCAATTATTTCCCGGTCAGGTTGAAATTAGAGGGAATGGTGAGATTTACCAGAATAATGCTCTTGTAGATAAATTGAAAATTGTAGATTTCCAAAAGCCTTATTCATTGCTAAAATTGGGAGAGTCGTTGTTCCAGGAGACTGATAATTCCGAAATGGTGGATGTGGGGAATACGATGTTTCGTCAAGGATATTTGGAAGAATCAAATGTAAATCCGATTTATGAAATGGTGAAATTGATTACAATTGCAAAGGCATTTCAGGCTGGTCAGAAAGCTATTCAGGCTCAAAACAACACCCTGGAAAAAGCTGTCAATTCAGTTGGAAGATTTTAA
- a CDS encoding response regulator: MSKKIVLFVDDEIEILEIIEDVFKDSPFNVICAESGKTALDYSKKHKINLIVCDLILNDISGLEVLTHFKENHPNTYRILTTGYLDEKQENYCREIGVFQKIIPKPWDIYEIRDQITKAVA, encoded by the coding sequence ATGTCTAAGAAAATAGTATTATTTGTAGATGATGAAATTGAGATTCTCGAAATTATAGAGGATGTCTTTAAGGACAGCCCCTTCAATGTTATCTGTGCCGAATCAGGAAAAACCGCTTTGGATTATTCAAAGAAGCATAAAATCAATTTAATCGTTTGTGATCTAATACTAAATGATATATCAGGTTTAGAGGTGTTAACCCATTTTAAAGAAAATCATCCAAATACGTATCGAATCCTTACGACGGGATACTTGGATGAAAAGCAAGAGAATTATTGCAGAGAAATCGGTGTTTTCCAAAAAATTATACCAAAACCTTGGGATATCTATGAAATTCGGGATCAAATAACAAAGGCAGTCGCTTGA
- a CDS encoding GAF domain-containing protein, whose protein sequence is MYTEQYEDTAVLDIEQLELDFLQKKTEPGIREIIDELKKEIGYNWVSYFRKDPVSGVLQEVELDERGFNLIETVTFRSGSGLSAWVAERQRPVVLSSVHKSQRFESNPIKSFMCCPVIRDGNTVGVINLGHAKTNAYKKETLKMLNHILNVQNIEALCQNEYS, encoded by the coding sequence ATGTATACTGAACAATATGAAGATACCGCTGTTTTAGATATAGAACAGCTAGAGTTGGATTTCTTACAAAAGAAAACCGAACCGGGTATTCGAGAGATAATTGATGAATTAAAGAAAGAAATCGGGTATAACTGGGTGTCTTATTTCAGAAAAGATCCGGTTTCCGGAGTTTTGCAGGAAGTGGAGCTTGATGAAAGGGGATTTAATCTGATCGAAACCGTAACTTTCCGAAGTGGGAGTGGCTTATCAGCCTGGGTGGCCGAGCGCCAACGGCCGGTAGTCCTGAGCTCGGTGCATAAAAGCCAAAGATTTGAGAGTAATCCGATTAAATCGTTTATGTGTTGCCCGGTAATAAGAGATGGGAACACGGTGGGCGTGATTAACTTGGGTCATGCAAAAACCAATGCGTACAAGAAGGAAACTCTAAAAATGCTGAATCATATTCTTAACGTCCAAAATATAGAAGCCCTATGTCAAAACGAATACTCGTGA
- a CDS encoding response regulator, which translates to MSKRILVIEDDENLQLIARHILTNAGFDVISAMTGEEGLEKLLSKKPDLVILDNMMPRKSGEQVFDEVMDDPKYRSVGKIPFIMLTAKEMKREKIRDFLERGMAAFLSKPFGPKELLNVIQNILTTHEIQVKEQHLFKVISKAKDFLKNLVNTIPDALFIVDKDGKINFYNGGHVEVLQYQISDLVGQTFDSITSKDSPSLSELIKLLDDKDKLCNVSLNLKDQNNNLVPFSFSLAKLYNQQDEMIGIIFIGSDISEIKRLERELVEKEKLAIFSETAIAINHEINNPLAPIIGNVQLLLEDKMLEGSAQKKLKVIFRNAVRIKEITQKLRDIRQPVQTSYLGDTKMVDLSDSN; encoded by the coding sequence ATGTCAAAACGAATACTCGTGATAGAAGATGATGAAAACCTTCAACTGATTGCTCGTCATATTTTAACCAATGCAGGATTCGATGTGATTTCTGCAATGACAGGAGAAGAAGGATTAGAGAAATTACTCAGTAAAAAGCCGGATTTAGTAATTCTTGATAATATGATGCCCCGTAAAAGTGGCGAGCAAGTTTTCGATGAAGTAATGGACGATCCAAAGTATCGATCTGTCGGCAAAATTCCATTTATAATGCTGACTGCTAAAGAGATGAAAAGAGAAAAAATTAGGGATTTTTTGGAAAGAGGGATGGCTGCCTTTTTATCGAAACCGTTTGGTCCAAAAGAACTATTGAATGTTATTCAGAATATTCTCACAACTCATGAGATCCAAGTTAAAGAACAGCACCTGTTTAAAGTGATCAGCAAAGCAAAAGATTTTTTAAAAAATCTTGTGAATACCATCCCCGATGCTCTATTCATCGTTGATAAAGACGGCAAAATTAATTTTTACAATGGCGGACATGTAGAAGTATTGCAATATCAAATATCCGACCTGGTTGGTCAAACATTTGATTCAATCACTAGTAAAGATTCTCCGTCGCTTTCAGAATTGATTAAATTATTGGATGACAAAGATAAATTGTGTAATGTTTCACTTAATTTAAAAGATCAAAACAATAATTTAGTGCCATTTAGTTTCTCATTGGCAAAACTTTACAATCAACAGGATGAAATGATAGGCATTATTTTTATAGGTTCTGATATTTCTGAAATTAAAAGGCTTGAAAGAGAACTTGTCGAAAAAGAAAAATTGGCAATATTTTCTGAGACTGCCATAGCTATTAATCATGAAATCAATAACCCGTTAGCTCCAATTATTGGCAATGTACAACTACTTTTGGAAGATAAAATGCTGGAAGGTTCGGCACAAAAGAAATTGAAAGTCATATTTCGAAATGCAGTTAGGATCAAGGAAATCACACAAAAACTAAGGGATATTAGGCAACCCGTCCAAACCTCTTACCTTGGAGATACAAAAATGGTAGATTTGAGTGATTCGAATTAA
- a CDS encoding dTDP-4-dehydrorhamnose 3,5-epimerase family protein, which translates to MIDGVQVKKLVTYCDERGFFREIIRVTDDFFGEGFGQWSVSKMYNGVIKAWHIHPNQVDWWYVHSGVLKVVLYDKRENSSTHKELVELFMGDNQQAQVLRIPHGVAHGCKCISGPATLFYITSKTYDPEEEGRILYDDPDIGYDWLKGSEIT; encoded by the coding sequence TTGATTGATGGAGTTCAAGTAAAAAAGTTAGTTACATATTGCGATGAGAGAGGTTTTTTTCGGGAAATCATTCGCGTTACCGATGATTTTTTTGGAGAAGGTTTTGGGCAATGGAGCGTTTCCAAAATGTACAATGGTGTAATCAAAGCCTGGCACATTCATCCAAACCAGGTGGACTGGTGGTACGTTCATTCGGGAGTTCTCAAAGTAGTTTTATATGACAAACGAGAAAACTCTTCAACGCACAAAGAACTAGTAGAGTTGTTTATGGGTGATAACCAACAAGCCCAGGTACTGAGAATCCCACATGGCGTTGCTCATGGATGTAAATGCATAAGTGGTCCGGCAACCCTGTTTTACATTACATCGAAAACTTATGATCCGGAAGAAGAAGGTCGCATACTTTATGATGATCCTGACATTGGTTACGATTGGTTAAAAGGTTCAGAGATTACCTGA
- a CDS encoding EscU/YscU/HrcU family type III secretion system export apparatus switch protein, with the protein MTSKRNKAVVLKYEPKLHQAPQIVGKGVGCVADKILDLAEANDVPILEDNNLMQSLYPLMVGEMIPEILYQPVAKILSFIMNYHQNEGSQVS; encoded by the coding sequence TTGACATCAAAAAGGAATAAAGCCGTAGTTCTTAAATATGAACCTAAACTGCACCAGGCTCCTCAAATTGTCGGCAAGGGAGTTGGTTGCGTTGCAGACAAAATTCTTGATTTGGCTGAAGCAAATGATGTCCCTATTTTGGAAGACAATAATCTGATGCAATCTTTATATCCATTGATGGTAGGAGAAATGATACCAGAGATACTTTATCAACCTGTTGCTAAGATTCTTTCATTCATCATGAATTATCATCAGAATGAAGGATCGCAGGTTAGTTAG